In Populus alba chromosome 9, ASM523922v2, whole genome shotgun sequence, a genomic segment contains:
- the LOC118027551 gene encoding glucan endo-1,3-beta-glucosidase 9 — protein sequence MLLNLSLFLLFLTASNITVQAIGVNWGTTSSHPLPPDKVVELLKSNKITKVKLFDADPLVLQALSGSNIGVTVGIPNSMLKSLNSSKKVAESWVHDNVTRYVSSGSSGVRIEYVAVGDEPFQQSYGEQYHPFVIGAAMNIQIALARVSLANQVKVVVPCSYDTFQSESSLPSKGHFRPDLNKTMTELLTFLTKHHSPFFATISPFIIPHRNKNISLDFSLFKETKHSRNDGHRTYKNSFDLGYDTLVTALSTAGFPEMDVVVAKIGWPTDGAANATPSAAETFMKGLMNHLHSKSGTPLRPRNPPIETYIFCLLDEDQRSVVNGNFERHWGVFTFDGQAKYNVDLGQGSKNLVNAQYVEYLSSKWCVVNNNKDLSNATASALDACSTADCTALSPGGSCFNISWPANISYAFNNYYQLHDQRADSCDFGGLGLITTVDPSVGNCRFPVELRTSHSESLYGVCLLQWMILLTINTILHDFL from the exons ATGCttctcaatctctctctctttctcctcttcttAACCGCCAGTAACATCACTGTTCAAGCCATTGGTGTGAACTGGGGTACTACCTCTTCGCATCCACTACCACCAGACAAAGTGGTGGAGCTCTTGAAGTCTAACAAAATTACCAAAGTCAAGTTATTTGATGCTGACCCACTTGTGTTACAAGCTCTTTCTGGGTCTAACATTGGTGTAACTGTTGGCATTCCTAATTCCATGCTTAAAAGCTTGAATTCTTCCAAGAAAGTTGCTGAAAGTTGGGTTCATGATAATGTCACCCGCTATGTTTCTAGTGGTAGCAGTGGAGTTCGAATTGA GTATGTTGCTGTTGGAGATGAGCCATTCCAACAAAGTTACGGTGAGCAGTACCATCCCTTTGTTATTGGGGCAGCCATGAACATCCAGATAGCTTTGGCCAGAGTGAGCTTGGCAAACCAGGTCAAGGTTGTGGTTCCATGTAGTTATGATACCTTCCAATCAGAATCCAGCTTGCCCTCCAAAGGACACTTCAGGCCCGACCTCAATAAAACCATGACTGAACTCCTAACGTTTCTCACTAAGCACCACTCACCATTTTTTGCTACCATCTCCCCATTTATCATTCCCCACCGAAACAAGAACATTTCTCTTGACTTTAGTCTCTTCAAAGAAACCAAGCACTCTCGTAATGATGGCCATAGAACATACAAAAACAGCTTTGACCTAGGCTACGATACCCTGGTTACTGCGTTATCAACAGCTGGGTTTCCTGAAATGGATGTTGTTGTTGCAAAGATTGGTTGGCCTACGGATGGAGCAGCCAATGCCACCCCTTCCGCTGCTGAGACATTTATGAAAGGTCTAATGAATCACCTTCATAGCAAATCAGGTACCCCTCTTAGGCCTCGGAATCCACCTATAGAGACATACATATTTTGCTTGCTAGACGAGGACCAGAGAAGCGTAGTTAATGGAAATTTTGAGAGACATTGGGGGGTTTTCACCTTCGATGGCCAAGCCAAATACAATGTTGATCTTGGCCAGGGTTCCAAGAATCTAGTAAACGCACAGTATGTTGAATATCTTTCTTCCAAGTGGTGTGTTGTCAACAATAACAAGGACCTGTCTAATGCAACTGCAAGCGCCTTGGATGCATGTTCAACTGCTGACTGCACCGCACTTTCTCCTGGTGGATCCTGTTTCAATATCAGCTGGCCCGCAAATATTTCATATGCCTTCAATAACTATTACCAGCTGCATGATCAAAGGGCAGATAGTTGTGATTTTGGGGGTTTGGGTTTGATTACAACAGTTGATCCATCAGTAGGTAACTGTAGGTTTCCTGTTGAACTTCGCACTTCACATTCGGAGTCTCTGTATGGGGTCTGTCTCCTCCAATGGATGATCTTGCTAACCATAAACACAATTTTACACGATTTCTTGTGA
- the LOC118027552 gene encoding mitochondrial import inner membrane translocase subunit TIM22-4 isoform X1 — MASNDNPGSESDINGGDAAAAASSSTSKVGETPTQIQPFRMPTIEEVRAQEVWNNCAVRSVASGVMGGGLGLFMGLFLGALDNPIMQDEMTGRQQFIYTAKQMGRRSWSSCKAFAIMGLVFSAAECVAEKARAKHDTTNTVVAGCVTGGAMSAKGYLTLLSFFRWSESSMLWLRWVCCILSFDREIPRQTYLSGQVPGSSFSG; from the exons ATGGCTAGCAATGATAATCCAGGAAGTGAATCTGATATTAATGGTGgtgatgctgctgctgctgcttcttcttcgACCTCGAAAGTTGGAGAAACACCCACTCAGATTCAGCCTTTTAGAATGCCTACAATAGAAGAGGTTCGTGCCCAGGAAGTTTGGAATAACTGTGCTGTTCGCAGTGTGGCTAGTGGAGTCATGG GAGGCGGGTTGGGGTTGTTCATGGGACTTTTTCTTGGTGCCTTGGATAATCCTATTATGCAAGATGAGATGACAGGAAGGCAGCAATTTATTTACACTGCAAAGCAAATGGGGCGGAGGAGTTGGAGTTCTTGTAAAGCGTTTGCAATTATGGGCTTGGTTTTCTCAGCTGCCGAGTGTGTTGCTGAGAAG GCACGAGCAAAACACGACACCACAAATACTGTAGTTGCTGGGTGTGTCACTGGAGGTGCCATGTCAGCAAAAG GTTATCTTACACTACTGTCTTTTTTTAGGTGGTCCGAAAGCAGTATGCTTTGGTTGCGCTGGGTTTGCTGCATTCTCAGTTTTGATAGAGAAATTCCTAGACAGACATACTTGAGTGGACAAGTACCCGGATCCAGTTTTTCAGGCTAG
- the LOC118027553 gene encoding cinnamoyl-CoA reductase 1 isoform X1 — protein MSKKGEVVCVTGGSGCIGSWLVRLLLDRGYTVHATAKNLKDEKETKHLESLEGADTRLRLYQIDLLDYDSIVAAVNGCAGVFHLASPCIVDAVHDPQNELLDPAIKGTINVLTAAKENGVRRVVVTSSISSITPSPNWPADVIKNEECWTDVEYCKQNEFWYPLSKTLAEKAAWEFSKEKGLDMVVVNPGTVMGPVISPVLNASMVMLVRLLQGCTETYQNFFMGSVHFKDVALAHIIVYENPSATGRHLCVEAISHYGDFVAKVAELYPEYKIPRLPKDTQPGLLRTKNGAKKLMDLGLEFIPMEQIIKDAVESLKSKGFIS, from the exons atgTCGAAGAAAGGAGAAGTGGTGTGTGTTACCGGTGGAAGCGGTTGTATTGGCTCTTGGCTTGTCCGTCTCCTTCTCGACCGTGGGTATACCGTTCACGCCACCGCAAAAAATCTCA AGGATGAAAAGGAGACGAAGCATCTAGAATCACTTGAAGGAGCAGACACGCGTCTCCGTCTTTACCAAATTGATCTCCTCGATTATGACTCCATTGTCGCCGCAGTTAACGGCTGTGCTGGCGTCTTTCACCTGGCCTCTCCGTGCATCGTTGATGCAGTCCATGATCCTCAG AATGAGCTTTTGGATCCGGCAATTAAAGGAACAATAAATGTACTAACGGCGGCAAAGGAGAACGGCGTCAGGCGCGTCGTGGTAACGTCTTCGATTTCTTCTATTACGCCAAGTCCTAACTGGCCTGCAGACGTCATCAAGAATGAGGAATGCTGGACGGACGTTGAGTACTGCAAGCAAAATGAA TTTTGGTATCCATTATCAAAAACACTAGCCGAGAAAGCTGCGTGGGAGTTTTCAAAGGAGAAAGGGTTGGATATGGTGGTGGTGAATCCGGGTACAGTAATGGGTCCGGTTATTTCACCGGTGCTGAATGCTAGCATGGTGATGCTTGTGCGCCTTCTCCAAG GCTGCACTGAGACATACCAGAACTTCTTTATGGGATCTGTCCATTTTAAAGATGTAGCCTTGGCACATATTATAGTGTATGAGAACCCATCAGCAACTGGCAGACACCTGTGTGTTGAAGCTATATCTCATTATGGTGACTTTGTGGCCAAGGTTGCTGAGCTATATCCTGAATATAAGATTCCTAG GTTGCCGAAGGATACCCAACCTGGGTTGTTGAGGACAAAGAATGGAGCCAAGAAGCTGATGGACTTGGGTTTAGAATTTATTCCCATGGAGCAAATTATCAAGGATGCTGTTGAAAGTTTAAAGAGCAAAGGATtcatttcttaa
- the LOC118027552 gene encoding mitochondrial import inner membrane translocase subunit TIM22-4 isoform X2 has product MASNDNPGSESDINGGDAAAAASSSTSKVGETPTQIQPFRMPTIEEVRAQEVWNNCAVRSVASGVMGGGLGLFMGLFLGALDNPIMQDEMTGRQQFIYTAKQMGRRSWSSCKAFAIMGLVFSAAECVAEKARAKHDTTNTVVAGCVTGGAMSAKGGPKAVCFGCAGFAAFSVLIEKFLDRHT; this is encoded by the exons ATGGCTAGCAATGATAATCCAGGAAGTGAATCTGATATTAATGGTGgtgatgctgctgctgctgcttcttcttcgACCTCGAAAGTTGGAGAAACACCCACTCAGATTCAGCCTTTTAGAATGCCTACAATAGAAGAGGTTCGTGCCCAGGAAGTTTGGAATAACTGTGCTGTTCGCAGTGTGGCTAGTGGAGTCATGG GAGGCGGGTTGGGGTTGTTCATGGGACTTTTTCTTGGTGCCTTGGATAATCCTATTATGCAAGATGAGATGACAGGAAGGCAGCAATTTATTTACACTGCAAAGCAAATGGGGCGGAGGAGTTGGAGTTCTTGTAAAGCGTTTGCAATTATGGGCTTGGTTTTCTCAGCTGCCGAGTGTGTTGCTGAGAAG GCACGAGCAAAACACGACACCACAAATACTGTAGTTGCTGGGTGTGTCACTGGAGGTGCCATGTCAGCAAAAG GTGGTCCGAAAGCAGTATGCTTTGGTTGCGCTGGGTTTGCTGCATTCTCAGTTTTGATAGAGAAATTCCTAGACAGACATACTTGA
- the LOC118027555 gene encoding protein LIGHT-DEPENDENT SHORT HYPOCOTYLS 6, with product MDSTSGVASAPDPNSGEPGPSAGSSSASASLPQQQQPEGSSPPAPPSRYESQKRRDWNTFLQYLKNHKPPLTLARCSGAHVIEFLKYLDQFGKTKVHITGCPYFGHPNPPAPCSCPLKQAWGSLDALIGRLRAAYEENGGRPESNPFGARAVRIYLREVREGQAKARGIPYEKKKRKRSNVAVATVNVSVEAAGGGSTSGGGGGSGDADSGAAAATAAATTTV from the coding sequence ATGGACTCAACATCTGGAGTAGCTTCTGCACCCGACCCGAATAGTGGAGAACCGGGTCCATCAGCGGGATCATCTTCAGCATCAGCATCACTGCCACAACAACAGCAACCAGAGGGATCATCACCGCCAGCACCGCCAAGTAGATACGAGTCGCAGAAGAGGAGAGACTGGAACACTTTCTTACAGTACTTAAAGAACCACAAGCCACCATTAACTCTAGCTCGTTGCAGTGGTGCACATGTGATCGAGTTCTTGAAATACTTGGATCAATTTGGTAAGACCAAAGTCCACATAACGGGCTGTCCTTATTTTGGGCACCCGAACCCGCCAGCACCTTGCTCTTGTCCACTTAAGCAGGCCTGGGGTAGTCTTGATGCGCTAATTGGACGGCTTAGAGCTGCTTATGAAGAAAACGGTGGACGGCCAGAATCGAACCCTTTTGGGGCTAGAGCTGTCAGGATTTACTTGAGGGAAGTTCGAGAAGGTCAAGCTAAAGCTAGAGGGATTCCTTACGAGAAGAAGAAGCGAAAAAGGTCTAATGTTGCTGTTGCTACGGTGAATGTGTCGGTGGAGGCAGCTGGTGGTGGCTCTACTAGTGGTGGCGGAGGGGGGAGTGGTGATGCTGATAGTGGTGCTGCTGCAGCAACTGCTGCTGCTACAACAACCGTatag
- the LOC118027554 gene encoding gamma-interferon-responsive lysosomal thiol protein gives MASRLTTTALSFLTYLLILSSFSSSTTIHPSNSDKVSLALYYESLCPYSANFIVNYLDKLVEDDDLLSIVDLYLSPWGNAKIRGNGTFVCQHGPYECLLNTVEACAIHAWPKLEDHFPFVYCVEKLVYERKYPEWESCFEELGLDPKPVSECFTGGYGNELELEYAAETNALQPPHKYVPWVVVDGQPLYEDYEDFITYICKAYKGTATPKACNKQSRHSIPRAKAKSIPPVCYRDTIVSTLLESIRSATSLWMQ, from the exons ATGGCTTCTCGTCTAACGACCACCGCCCTCTCTTTCCTCACTTACCTCTTGATTCTCTCCTCCTTCTCTTCATCTACAACAATTCACCCTTCAAATTCTGATAAAGTTTCCCTGGCACTATACTATGAATCTCTCTGTCCATACAGTGCCAATTTCATAGTGAATTACCTTGACAAGCTCGTTGAAGATGATGATCTTCTCTCCATCGTTGATCTCTACCTCTCTCCTTGGGGCAATGCCAAAATCAGAGGAAACGGCACCTTTGTTTGCCAG CATGGTCCATATGAATGTTTATTGAATACAGTGGAAGCTTGTGCAATTCATGCTTGGCCTAAATTG GAAgaccattttccttttgtttactGTGTTGAGAAATTGGTTTATGAGAGAAAGTACCCAGAATGGGAGTCATGCTTCGAAGAATTGGGTTTGGATCCAAAGCCTGTTTCCGAGTGCTTTACTGGTGGATATGGAAATGAG CTTGAATTAGAGTATGCTGCTGAAACAAATGCCCTTCAGCCTCCACATAAATATGTGCCATGGGTGGTGGTGGATGGACAGCCACTTTATGAG gaCTACGAGGACTTCATAACTTACATCTGCAAGGCCTACAAAGGCACTGCCACACCCAAAGCTTGCAACAAACAATCTCGCCATTCCATCCCAAGGGCAAAAGCAAAATCAATCCCTCCAGTTTGCTACAGGGATACGATTGTATCAACATTATTGGAATCAATAAGATCAGCAACATCATTGTGGATGCAGTAG
- the LOC118027553 gene encoding cinnamoyl-CoA reductase 1 isoform X2, whose product MSKKGEVVCVTGGSGCIGSWLVRLLLDRGYTVHATAKNLKDEKETKHLESLEGADTRLRLYQIDLLDYDSIVAAVNGCAGVFHLASPCIVDAVHDPQNELLDPAIKGTINVLTAAKENGVRRVVVTSSISSITPSPNWPADVIKNEECWTDVEYCKQNEFWYPLSKTLAEKAAWEFSKEKGLDMVVVNPGTVMGPVISPVLNASMVMLVRLLQGCTETYQNFFMGSVHFKDVALAHIIVYENPSATGRHLCVEAISHYGDFVAKVAELYPEYKIPRAVLDVALWIKLPSIATPASLRS is encoded by the exons atgTCGAAGAAAGGAGAAGTGGTGTGTGTTACCGGTGGAAGCGGTTGTATTGGCTCTTGGCTTGTCCGTCTCCTTCTCGACCGTGGGTATACCGTTCACGCCACCGCAAAAAATCTCA AGGATGAAAAGGAGACGAAGCATCTAGAATCACTTGAAGGAGCAGACACGCGTCTCCGTCTTTACCAAATTGATCTCCTCGATTATGACTCCATTGTCGCCGCAGTTAACGGCTGTGCTGGCGTCTTTCACCTGGCCTCTCCGTGCATCGTTGATGCAGTCCATGATCCTCAG AATGAGCTTTTGGATCCGGCAATTAAAGGAACAATAAATGTACTAACGGCGGCAAAGGAGAACGGCGTCAGGCGCGTCGTGGTAACGTCTTCGATTTCTTCTATTACGCCAAGTCCTAACTGGCCTGCAGACGTCATCAAGAATGAGGAATGCTGGACGGACGTTGAGTACTGCAAGCAAAATGAA TTTTGGTATCCATTATCAAAAACACTAGCCGAGAAAGCTGCGTGGGAGTTTTCAAAGGAGAAAGGGTTGGATATGGTGGTGGTGAATCCGGGTACAGTAATGGGTCCGGTTATTTCACCGGTGCTGAATGCTAGCATGGTGATGCTTGTGCGCCTTCTCCAAG GCTGCACTGAGACATACCAGAACTTCTTTATGGGATCTGTCCATTTTAAAGATGTAGCCTTGGCACATATTATAGTGTATGAGAACCCATCAGCAACTGGCAGACACCTGTGTGTTGAAGCTATATCTCATTATGGTGACTTTGTGGCCAAGGTTGCTGAGCTATATCCTGAATATAAGATTCCTAG AGCTGTGCTTGATGTTGCGTTGTGGATCAAACTTCCGTCCATTGCCACCCCTGCTTCATTGAGATCTTAA